Part of the Sinorhizobium sp. BG8 genome, AGCGATCCACACGTACCGGCGGAGCAGGAGGTGGATACTGCGGTCTCCGCCCAGCCCGAGGAGACCGTCGCTGACGCTCCTGTAGGGTCGGAAGCAGCAGCTTCAGAGAAGGTTGCCGAGGAGGAAAATTCCGCCTCCACGACATTTTCCGAGGCCGAGTCGCATTCCTATTTCGGCGGCAGCGATGCCGCGAAGGCACCGGAACCCGTCCCCCCTCGCAGGGGCAGTGCCGGACCGCTCGCTGCCGGCATACTCGGCGGCCTGATCGCGCTCGTGGGTGCTGGAAGCCTGCAATATGGGGGCTACCTGCCGTTCCTCGGTCCACAAGAGGAGGAATCGAACGCGGCCGTCGATGCGCTTTCCGAGGAAGTTGCGAGCCTGAAGGCTACGCTGGCGCAAGCGCCGAGCGCGAGCCCTGACCTTGTGCCACTGGAGACCCGGATCGCCAGTCTGGAGCAGAGCCTTGCGAACGCACCTTCGTTGAGCAGCGGAAACACGACCGAGACATCAACGGCACTTGCCTCTCTTGAAGCGAAGGTTTCGGCCCTTTCAACAGAACTCGCAACGGTCAGCAAGCAGGCAGAAGACGCGGCGCGCGCAAGCAGCGGGAGCGAGACCCAACTCGATGAGAGGCTTGCTGTCGTCGAACAGAAGCTTGAGAAGCCTGAGAAGGATGTCTCTGTGGCCCGCGCCATGGGCGCGGCCACGCTGAAGACGGCGATTGACCGCGGTGGCCCATACCTGGCGGAGCTCGAAGCACTTGCGAGCGTCGCACCGGACGATCCGGCAATTGCGGGCCTTCGCGAACGGGCTGCCGTCGGTGTCGTATCGCGCAGCCAGCTCGCCGCAACCTTTCCGGATACCGCCGACAAGATACTGGCGGCCATCCATCAGCCTCAGGGCGACGAGGGCGTCATTGCCCGGCTGATGTCGAGTGCCACCTCCGCCATCCGCATTCGCCCGGTCGGCAGCGTCGAGGGAGACAGTCCCGAGGCGATCGTCGCGCGTATTGAAGACAAGGTGCGCAATGGCGACCTGAAGGGCGCGGCAATCGAATGGGAAGTTCTGCCTGAGGCAGGAAAGGCCGCCGGAGCCGACTACAAGACACTGCTGGATCAGCGGGTCGCCGTCGAGGATCTGGTCGGCGCCGTCGTTTCACGTTCCATGTCAAGCACCGGAACCCAGGGATGAGGAAAGAGTAGATGGTTCGTATCCTGGTCTTCGCACTCATTGTTCTGGCCCTGGGATCGGGCTTTGCCTGGCTTGCGGACCGCCCCGGCGAGCTCTCGCTCGTCTGGCAGGGCCAGCGTGCCGACATGAGCCTGATGGTCGCCGCCACGCTGCTCGTATCCTTCCTTGCGGCAGTGATGCTTGCCTGGTGGATCGTTCGGGTCGTCCTGACGTCGCCCCATTCCATTCAGCGCTACTTCCGCGCCCGCAAGCGGGACCGGGGCTATCAGGCCCTGTCGACAGGACTTATCGCCGCCGGAGCCGGTGATGCGTCCCTCGCCCGCAAGATGAATGCACGGGCAAGAGGTCTCATCCGCGCGGACCAGGAACCCCTGATCCACCTGCTCGAGGCACAGGCCGCCCTGATCGAAGGACGGCACGACGAGGCCCGGCAGACATTCGAACGCATGGCGGACGATCCAGAAACGAGGGAACTGGGCCTGCGCGGCCTGTACCTCGAAGCGCGAAGGCTCGGCGCAAACGAAGCGGCACGCCAGTACGCCGAGCGAGCCGCGGAGAAGGCTCCACACCTCCCATGGGCCGCCGAAGCGGCGCTCGAGTATCGTTCGCAGGCAGGCGACTGGGACGACGCGCTTCGGCTCGTCGATCAGACACGATCCACCACAAGCACGGACAAGGCGGCGAACGACCGAAGGAAGGCCGTGCTTTTGACGGCAAGGGCCGGCGGCAGGCTGGAGGCCGACCCGAGGGGTGCTCGCGACGATGCGACCCACGCACTGAAGCTCTCGGAAAACTTCGTGCCGGCAGGTCTGATCGCCGCGAAGGCCTACCTCCGCGAAAACAACCTCCGCAAGGCGGCATCCCTGCTCGAACAGCTTTGGAAGGGCCAGCCGCATCCCGAAGTCGCCAAGCTCTATGTCAGGGCGCGCAACGGCGACTCGGCAAGCGAGCGGCTGAAGCGTGCGGAAAAGCTCGAGGGCCTGCGTCCAAACAATGTCGAGGCGCTGATTGCCGTGTCCGAAGCGGCGCTCGAAGCACGGAATTTCCACCTGGCACGCGACAAGGCGGAGGCGGCGGCGCGATTGTCGCCACGTGAAGGCATCTTCCTGCTCCTGGCCGATATCGAGGATGCCGAAACCGGCGATCAGGGCCGCATCCGCCACTGGATGAACCAGGCATTGAAGTCTCCGCGTGACCCGGCCTGGACCTCCGACGGTATTGTCGCTTCGGAGTGGATGCCGGTTTCACCGGTGACCGGCAAGCTGGACGCCTTCGAGTGGCGGGCACCCGTCTCCCAGCTCGACGGTCCGGTCGAGGAAGGATCGGCCAATCCGGCGGAGGAGGCGATCCGCACGCTCCCGCCGATCGCCGTTACGGCCGCGAAGGCAGAGGCGGCAAGCCAGCCGGTCGCAGAGAAGGTTCAGACAATCCATATTGAACCCGCCCAGAAGGCAGAGAAGAAAACGTCGGACAAGACGGCTGAAGACAAGAAACAGGCCGGCAGCATCGGGGAGGAGAAGCCATTCTTCGGCGGACTGCCGGATGATCCCGGCGTGAAGGGCGAAGTGCGCAAGGAAGCGGCTTCCGCATTCCGGTTGTTCTGATCGACGCAAGGGGTAGTGGGCTAAGGATGTTCGAGCGGTTGCAGCAATTCGTCGCGAGCCTGTCGGGAGATTCGAAACGCGGCCTTGCCACAGGTGATCCGCGCGTCGCCGTGATCGGGCTGTGCATCCAGGTCATGGAAGCGGACGGGCAGATCCTGGAGGTGGAACGCGAGGCGTTGCGATCGGCTTTCAAGGACCGCTACCACGTGAACGACGCCGAGTTCGACGCACTCGTCGACGCTGGAACAAGTGCCGAGAGCGAGGCGATCGATTTCTTTCGCTTTACCTCCGAACTCAAGCGCCAGCTCTCGGAAGACCAGCGAATTGACCTTGTCGGCCTGCTGTGGGAAATCGTTTATGCCGATGGCGTCCGCAGCGAGCTGGAAGATCATGCCCTCTGGCGCATAGCTGATCTGCTTGGGGTGACCAGCAGGGAGCGCATCATGAAGCGGCAGGAGGTAGCCGGGAGGATTGGTGAAACCGGAGGGGGCGAGGAAGCGCAGGACGCCTGAGACGATGTTGGAAATACCGCGGAAGCCGGGCGACAACCGGCCCATTCTGATCGTGCTCCACCAGGAGTCCTCCAGCCCAGGGAGGGTCGGCCACATCCTTCGAGAGATGGGCTTCGACCTGGACATTCGCAGACCCGTTCTCGACGATCCTCTTCCGCCGACATTGAACGACCACGCCGGCGCCGTCGTGTTCGGCGGCCCCATGAGCGCGAATGACAACTATGACTACGTCCGGCGCGAGATCGACTGGCTCTCGGTCCCCCTGACGGAGAACCGCCCGTTTCTGGGCATCTGCCTCGGGGCGCAGATGCTGGTCCGGCATCTCGGAGGTAAGGTCGGCCCCGATGCCAACGGCATGACGGAGATCGGCTGGTATCCGTTGAAGGCAACGGATGCCGGCCACGAACTGATGGTCTGGCCAAGCATGGTCTATCAGTTCCACCGCGAGGGCTTCGAGCTACCGCGCGACGCAACCCTGCTTGCAACCGGCCACCACTATGAAAACCAGGCGTTCCGATATGGAGAATCCGCCTGGGGTATCCAGTTCCATGGCGAGCTCACGCTCGCGATGATGCACCGCTGGGTCGTTCGCGGCGCCGAGCGTTTCGAACTGCCGGGAGCCCAGATCGGCAAGGCGCATCTCGATGGCCGCATGCTTTACGACGCTGCTCTGCGTGTCTGGATGAAGGCATTTCTCAACCGCATCTTTCATGAGCAGTGAACCCGGTCGTCATTCGCTCCCTGCGTGCTCGGAATGAGCCGGCCATGAAAGTTGCCGACCGGGGAGCGGAACGGTTGTTCCAATAGCGGTAAGCGGCCGGATGATGCGCGGGGGATCGTCACGGGCGCAAGGACGCACGTTAAACATGTTTGCCGGTTGGACCGTACTGCGCACTTGCTGCTTTCCGCGCCAATGTCTACATGTCAGCACGGATTAAATTGGAGAAGACAATGATAGCGGTCATCAACACCCTATTGTTCATCATCAGCATCGCGTGGTTTTTGGTCATCGCATCGGCGATCTTTTCCTGGCTCTACGCGTTCAACGTGATCAACGCGAACAATCAGGTCATCGCCACGATCGGGCGATCGCTCTACCAGTTGACTGAACCGGTCTACCGGCCGATCCGTCGCATCCTGCCGAATTTCGGCGGCGTCGATCTTTCGCCACTCGTTGTTCTGGTCATCCTGTTCTTCCTGGAGCAGGTCATCCGCAGCGTCCTCGCACCCGCCCTCCTCGGGCTCTGAGCCGGCCAGTCGGTCCGGCTCCGCCGTGCGGCCATCAGCGGACCAGAAATGAAAAATCCTCCGGCTCGCTTGGCGAACCGGAGGATTGATTGGACGACCGTCGATTACTCCGGTCGAGTTACTTCTGAGCCTTGGCCCGCTCTACCGCTTCCTTGATCAGTTCCTTGGCCGCAGCCGCGTCCTGCCAGCCGAAGATCTTGACCCACTTGCCGGGTTCCAGATCCTTGTAGTGCTCGAAGAAGTGTTCGATCTGCTTGAGAGTGATTTCCGGCAGGTCCGTGTAGTTTTGAACCTTTTCGTAGCGCAGGGTGAGGTGCGTCGAGGGAACGGCGATGATCTTCTCGTCCTTGCCCGAATTGTCTTCCATCATCAGCACGCCGATCGGGCGCACATTGATGACACAGCCCGGAACGAGCGGCCGGGTGCTGGCGATCAGAACGTCGATCGGGTCGCCGTCGTCGGAGAGCGTGTGCGGCACGAAGCCATAGTTGCCGGGATAGGTCATCGGCGTATAGAGGAACCGGTCGACGACGAGCGTGCCGGCTTCCTTGTCCATCTCATACTTGATCGGATGTCCACCGACGGGAACCTCGACGATTACGTTGACGTCTTCCGGCGGGTTCTTTCCGATGGAGATTGCATCGATACGCATGGTGACTCCTGAATGCTGTGGAATTTGCGGTCTCGATAAAGGGAAACATCCTGCAACGCAACATCACTTTCGTTGTGCCGCCGCAGGGGGCGACACTAAAGCACTGCCGGACCACGGCCCGGTGGCGATCACCGACCCGTCCTGCAACCTCGTTCGATGCGTGAAGTGGCGGCGTTATCGCCAGGCGAAACCGATCTTCTTCAGATCCTTGTCGCCGAAGTTTTCCATTCCCTCGGCGATGTCGACGCCGCCCTCCGAGCGGAAGAACCGCTCAGCGTGCTCGCTGTCTTCGAGGCACCAGACCACAAGCCCGTCACACCCAAGGGACTTGAGCAAGCGCCGGGCTTCCCCGAAGAGCATCCGCCCGAGGCCGAGCCCCTGGTATTCCGGACGCAGATAGATCTCGTAGATTTCGCCCTCGTAGGGCAGCGCCTTGGCGCGATTCAATCCGAGGGTGGCATAACCCGCCACCGTCCCAGCAACGTCGAGAACCAGCAGTGTCGCCGGGCCGCGGGTCGCCTTGCGCCACCAGTTCTCGTTGCGGCGTTCCACCATGTTGATCAGCGGCTTGTGCGGTATGAGGCCGGAGTAGGTGTGCAGCCAGGATACCCGATGGGTCTCGGATATCGCCCGCGCGTCCTGCGGCTCGGCGCGCCGCACATCGATCGACAAAGTTTTCATGATGTGACTCTATTCCGGCACAAACGCCGCAGGAATCCCGGCGACTCCGGCGATCCCGCTTGCCCACAGGCAAGTTTGTTACGGCGCTTCGGAAAGTTAACGCTTTTTTAACATTCGTCACAAGGCGTAAAACGATAGCACACATGAAAAACCCCGGCGCGAGGGCCGGGGCTTTTCATCACTTCCATGTGACCGCCAAGGGCGAATCACATGCCGGCTGCTGCACGGGACTTTTCGAAGCGCTTGCGCTCATTCGGATCAAGATAGAGCTTGCGGAGACGGATGGACTTCGGCGTGACTTCCACCAGCTCATCGTCCTGGATCCAAGAAAGCGCGCGCTCAAGCGTCATCTTGATCGGCGGGGTGAGGCGCACCGCTTCATCCTTGCCGGCGGCGCGGATGTTGGTGAGCTTCTTGCCCTTCAGCACGTTCACTTCCAGATCGTTGTCGCGGGTATGGATGCCGACGATCATGCCTTCGTAGACCTTCTCGCCAGCGTCGATGACCATCGGCCCGCGGTCTTCGAGGTTGAAGAGGGCGTAGGCCACTGCCTCGCCGGCTTCGTTGGCCAGCAGGACTCCGTTCACACGCCCGCCGATCTCGCCCTTGAAGGGCTGGTAGTCGTGGAACAGGCGGTTCATGATCGCGGTGCCGCGCGTATCGGTCAGAAGCTCAGACTGGTAGCCGATGAGGCCGCGTGTCGGCGCGAAGAAGACGAGACGGACGCGGTTGCCGCCGGAAGGACGAAGCTCGACCATCTCGGCCTTGCGCTCCGACATCTTCTGCACGACGACGCCGGAATGCTCTTCATCCACGTCGATGACGACTTCCTCGATCGGCTCGAGCATCTGGCCCGTCGCCTCATCCTTGTGCATGACAACGCGCGGACGCGAAACGGCAATCTCGAAGCCTTCGCGGCGCATCGTTTCGATGAGCACGGCGAGCTGAAGTTCGCCACGACCGGAAACGAAGAACGAGTCCTTGTCGCCCGACTCTTCGATCTTCAGCGCGACGTTGCCTTCGGCTTCCTTGAAGAGACGGTCGCGGATGACGCGGCTCGTCACCTTGTCGCCTTCGGTGCCGGCAAGCGGCGAGTCATTGACAATGAAGGACATGGTAACGGTCGGCGGGTCGATCGGCTGTGCCTTCATGGCCTCGGAGACCGAGGGATCGCAGAATGTATCGGCGACCGTACCCTTGGTCAGGCCGGCAATGGCCACGATGTCGCCCGCATGGGCTTCTTCGATAGCCGTGCGCTCGATACCGCGGAAGGCGAGGATCTTCGATATACGGCCGTTTTCGATGAGCTGGCCGTCCTGGCCGAGAACCTTGACGGTCTGGTTCGGCTTGATCGAACCGGAATGGATGCGGCCGGTGATGATACGACCGAGGAAGGGGTTGGCTTCGAGGATTGTGCCAATCATGCGGAACGGGCCTTCGGCAACCGTCGGCTCCGGCACGTGCTTCAGCACGAGATCGAGCAGCGGCGCCATGCCTTCGTCCTGCGGGCCTTCCGGGTTGACGTTCATCCAGCCGTTGCGGCCCGAACCGTAGAGGATCGGGAAGTCGAGCTGTTCGTCGGTGGCGTCGAGATTGGCGAAAAGGTCGAAGACCTCGTTCAGCACTTCCTCGTGGCGGCCGTCCGGACGGTCGATCTTGTTGATCGCGACGATCGGCTTCAGGCCGACCTTGAGCGCCTTGCCGACCACGAACTTGGTCTGCGGCATCGGGCCTTCGGAGCTATCGACGAGAACGATCGCGCCGTCCACCATCGAGAGGATGCGCTCCACTTCACCGCCGAAGTCGGCGTGGCCGGGCGTGTCCACGATGTTGATGCGCGTGCCCTTCCACTCGACCGAAGTCGCCTTGGCGAGAATGGTGATGCCGCGTTCCTTTTCCAGGTCGTTGGAATCCATGACGCGTTCAGCAACGCGCTGGTTCTCGCGGAAGGAGCCGGACTGTTTCAGGAGTTCGTCGACGAGGGTGGTCTTCCCATGGTCAACGTGCGCGATGATCGCGATATTGCGAATGGACATATGAATATCTCTGAGGTTACGGGCGCGCACGCATGCGGAAGGCGCCATTTGCATTTGGGGCGTCCATACATCGAATTACGCAATTGCGAAAGGGGGCAAGCCGAACTCTGTCTCCTAAACGCTGCAAAGCTGGCGGCTTCATGCGTTACGCATTGGGTCTAGCGTCACCCTGAACAGTTCCTGATCCTCCCGATCCATGAGCCGCACGGTGAGTTGTTCGGTCTGTCCATTGATGTCGACGATGCCGAAGAACTGCAGGCCCGCCGACGGAGGGAGATTGCTGTCCGCCCCGCCCCCGGACGCCTTCATGAATCGGACTTCGGGTCCGAACGTCATGTCGAGAGGGTGCGGACCGTAGGTTCCCGAATGCAATGGGCCGGAAACAAACTCCCAGAAAGGCAGGAACTCCTTGAAGCGCGCCCTTGCTGGGTCATAGTGGTGTGCCGCCGTGTAGTGAACATCGGCGGTCAGCCAAATGACATTCTGGATGGCATTGTCGCGAAGAAAGGTGAGAAGGTCGGCAATTTCCGTCTCCCGGGCCGCGGGCGGCCCGTTAAGCCCGTCGGCGACGCCTTCATAGCCGAGCTTGTTCGCATAGTCGTCCCACACGACGACACCGAGCGGCATGTCGCAGGCGATCACTTTCCAGACCGCTTTCGACGCCAAGAGTTCGCGTCTCAGCCAGTCCGCCTGCCTCCAGCCGAACAGGCCGTTTTCCAGACTTCCCTGGTTGGGGCTACGGTAGGATCTGAGATCGACGAAGAACACGTCGACCAGCGGGCCGTAGGCGACCTTGCGAAAAATCCGACCCGGCTGGGCCGGAAAGTAGCCGATCGGCGTCATCTCCTGGAAGGCGCGCATGGCCCGCGCCGCATAGAGGGAGACATCCTTGTCCGGATAGCGGGGATCGTCCCTGAGGTCCGTCGACGCCGACCAGTTGTTCAGAACCTCGTGATCGTCCCACTGGAAGAACACTGGACACTGGGCGTTGAAATCGAGAACGTTCCGGTCAAGCAGATTGTATTTCCACTGGCCGCGGTACTCTTCGAGCGTCCGGGCGACCTGGCGCTTCTCGTCCGTGACGATGCGGTTCTTCCAGATCGTCCCGTCCTTTAGCTTGATCTCGTCGGGGATTGGGCCGTCAGCGTAGATGGTGTCGCCGGAATGGATGAAGAAATCCGGCTCGTGCCGCAGCATTGTCGAGTAGGTCTTCATACCGACATCATCGATGCCCCAGCCCTGCCCCGCCGTATCCCCGGACCAGACGAACCGCACCGACCGCCGGCGCAGTGGCCCCGTGCGAAACCGCCCGACCACTGGCTCTGAGACCAGGTGACCGGCATAGGGATCGGTCGCCGTGAACCGGTAGAAAATGTCCTGGTCCGGCAACAACCCCTTGAGCTGGGTCTTAACCGCGAAGTCGTTGCCCGGCAGTGCCTTCAATGGGGGCAGGCGGACAGGGTCGGAGAACCCCTCGGTCGTCGCGTATTCGACCGTAACCTCGGCCGCGCGATCGACCCGGGTCCAGATCATGCCGGAGGACGGATCGACGTCGCCTGACTGCACACCGTGGGTGAAAAGCGGGCGCCCATGTCCGCGGGCGTAGTATGGAACGGCCAATGCGGAAGAAGCGGCGAGAGCGCCTGCACCGGACGCAAGAAGGAAGGACCGCCTCGTAAGCACATCAGGAACAATCGCCATGCCACCTCCGGCCGAAACCTGCGAATCGGATAGCGATTCGCAGGCTGACCATTGGCGGCCGAGGTGTCAGGCGCGCAACGAAACGATGACTGTTCGCGTACATTTCGGTGACAGAAGCGTGAAGGAGAGGCTCAGGCCGCCAGCCCCTTCTTCACAAGCATCGCATCCACGCTCGGCAGTTTGCCGCGGAACGCCTTGTAGGCGTCCTCGGGATCAATCGAGCCGCCGACCGAATAGATGTTTGTCTTGAGTCTCAGTGCCATTTCCGGATCGAAGGCGTCCCCGGTCTCGGTAAACGCTGCAAAGGCATCGGCGTCGAGAACTTCGGACCACATGTAGGAATAGTAGCCCGCCGAGTAGCCGTCTCCCGAGAAAACGTGCTGGAAGTGCGGCGTCGCATGGCGCATGACAATCGAGGCGGGCATGCCCAGGCCCTCCAGTACATCCGCCTGGACGGCCATCGGATCCTCGACCGGTCCGCGCGTATGGAAAGCCATGTCGACCAGCGCGGAGGACGTGAACTCGACGGTCGCGAAGCCGGCATTGAAGGTGCGCGCGGCGAGCACCTTGTCCAGCAGCGCCTGGGGCATCGCCTGCCCTGTCTCATAGTGGACGGCATAGGCCTTGAGGATGTCGGGCACCGTCAGCCAGTGCTCGTAGAGCTGCGACGGCAGCTCCACGAAGTCACGGGAGACCCCGGTGCCGGAAACGGACGGATAGGTGACGTTCGACAACATGCCGTGAAGCGCGTGGCCGAACTCGTGGAAGAGCGTACGGGCATCATCGAGCGAAAGCAGTGCCGGCTTGCCTTCTGCTGGCTTGGCGAAGTTGCAGACATTGTAGATGATCGGGATCTCGCCAATCGCACCGTTCTTCAACGGAAGCTTGTGCTGGCTCTGGAAGGCGCTCATCCAGGCGCCCGAGCGCTTTGAGGCGCGCGCGAAATAGTCGCCGAGGAACATGGCCAGAAGCCGGTCGTCGCGATCACGGATCTCGAACACCCTTACGTCGGGATGATAGGCGGGCACATCCTTTTTCTCGACCGCCCGTATGCCGAACAGCCGGCCCGCGACGTCGAAGCAGGCCTCGATGATCTTCTCGAGCTGCAGGTAGGGTTTCAGTTCCGCTTCGGAGAAATCGAACTTTCGCGCACGCAGCTTTTCCGCATAGTGGCGCCAATCCCATGGCATCACGGGATGGTTCTTGCCTTCCTCCACCACGAGTTCGGCAAGTTCCGCCTCTTCCTCCCGTGCACGCGCGACGGCCTTTGCCCAGACGGTGGTCAGAAGTTCGTTGACCGACTCCGGCGTCTTGGCCATCGTATTGTCGAGCTTCAGGGCAGCATAGTGTGCGTAGCCAAGCAGCGACGCCTTCTCGGCGCGCAGTGCCAGCGTCTCCTTGACGATCTCCCGATTGTCCGTCTCTCCGCCGTTGCGTCCCCGTGCCGCCCAGGCATGGAATGCCTGTTCCCGCAGAACCCGGTTGGTGGAGAAGGTGAGAAACGGTTCGATGATCGATCGCGAGAGCGTCACCGCATACTTGCCGTCCTCGCCGCGCTCGCGGGCGGCGGCGGCCATCGCGTCGCGGAGGAAATCGGGCAATCCCGCGAGTTCACTTTCCTCGGAAAGCAGCAGCGCCCAGCTCTTTTCATCGGCAAGCACGTTCTGGCCGAACTTCGCGCCGAGGCCGGCGAGTGTCTCGTTGATTGCGGTCAACCTCTCCTGCTTGTCCTTTGCAAGTGCGGCCCCGGACTTGACGAAGCCTTTCCAGTGGCGCTCAAGGACACGCGTCTGCTCACCCGACAGGTCGAGCTCCTCCCTTTTCTGCCAAAGTTCATCGATGCGGGAAAAGAGCGCCTGATTGGTACCGATCCTGGAGTAGTGCCGCGACATCTTTGGTGCAATCTCGCGTTCCAGCGCCTGTATCGTCTCATTGGTGTTGGCTCCGGCGCGGTTCCAGAAGAGTGCCGACACGCGTGACAGCTCGTCGCCGGCAATCTCAAGCGCCGTCACCGTATTGTCGAACGTCGGCGCGGCTGTATTGCCCGCGATCGCCTCAACCTCTGTCTGGTGAGCATCGAAGGCCGCATCGAAAGCGGACGAAAAGGCATTATCCTCCACCAGATCGAAACGCGGCAGGCCGTTCAGGCCGTTCCATTCTACGAGAGCGGGGGAGATGCGTGGATCTGCGGTCATTCTGTCCATCCTGTACCTTCAAATCATCAGACGGCGAATATAGGCACAACGAACGGGGATTGGTACGCCGATGGCGCAGCGGACTGGAAAATTGGATCGCATCCGGCTAAATTGCGTCGAGACCCGGACGGCCGGCACCGAACCACTTGACGCAAGCGTCGACATCGGTGACAACGGCCGGGTTCCGCGGCCTTACATTCCGGATGCCGCAGATCGAACATTGGTGCCGGGCCCCTCTGGCGAGAGTTTTACGGCGCTCTCGTGATGTCGGTACCGCCAGCAGATGAGCCGGCGGATTCTAGAACATGAAGATTTTGATCATGCCTGATCCGCATGCCTGTGTCGGCATGCGTTTTTCCACTACCCGTTCCAACACTTACAAGCTTTCGGGGCAGGAGGTGCGGCCATGACCCGACCTGCAATGCCCCAGAATGCCACGGGCTACTTCAAGTGGGCCTTCATCGTGACCATTGTCGGGCTGGTGCTCGGCGCATGGGTCGGATGGCAGGCGACCGGCACGCTCAGCGGCATGGCGACCGTCTTTTTCATCTGTGCCGTCCTTGCGGTGCTTGAGATATCGCTCTCCTTCGACAACGCCATCGTCAACGCCAACAAGCTCAAGGACATGACGCCGGTCTGGCAGCACCGGTTCCTGACCTGGGGTATCGTGATCGCCGTCTTCGGCATGCGTATCGTATTCCCCCTGCTGATCGTGGTGATCGCCGCAAACATCGGGCCGATCGAGGCACTGGTCCTCGCCGCCAAGAACCCGGCGGAATACGCCCGGATCATGACGGATGCGCACCTCCCCATTGCAGCCTTTGGTGGCACCTTCCTGATGATGGTGGGCCTCACCTATTTCTTCGATCATGAGAAGGACGTGCACTGGATCGCCTTCATCGAGAAGCATATGTCCCGCTTCGCGACCATCAAGGGCATCGAGATCGCCTTCGTTCTTTGCTTGATCCTGCTGTTCTCCAATCTTCTCGAGGGCGAGGAAGCAACCACCTTCGTCTATTCGGCGATCTACGGCCTGCTGACCTTCCTGGCGGTCGAGGTCGTGGGTGGCCTGCTCGATGCGTCCCAGCAGACGATGAGCGCAGCGGCAAAAGGCGGCCTCGGGGCTTTCATCTACCTGGAAGTTCTGGATGCCAGCTTCTCGTTCGACGGCGTCATCGGCGCCTTCGCCCTGACCCAGAACCTGTTCATCATCGCCATCGGCCTCGGCATCGGCGCGATGTACGTGCGCTCGATGACCATCATGCTGGTGGACAAGGGTACGCTCGCGGAATACCGCTATCTCGAGCACGGGGCCTTCTACGCGATCCTGATCCTCTCGGTGATCATGTACTGCCAGACGCTGGTGCATATTCCCGA contains:
- a CDS encoding heme biosynthesis protein HemY, giving the protein MVRILVFALIVLALGSGFAWLADRPGELSLVWQGQRADMSLMVAATLLVSFLAAVMLAWWIVRVVLTSPHSIQRYFRARKRDRGYQALSTGLIAAGAGDASLARKMNARARGLIRADQEPLIHLLEAQAALIEGRHDEARQTFERMADDPETRELGLRGLYLEARRLGANEAARQYAERAAEKAPHLPWAAEAALEYRSQAGDWDDALRLVDQTRSTTSTDKAANDRRKAVLLTARAGGRLEADPRGARDDATHALKLSENFVPAGLIAAKAYLRENNLRKAASLLEQLWKGQPHPEVAKLYVRARNGDSASERLKRAEKLEGLRPNNVEALIAVSEAALEARNFHLARDKAEAAARLSPREGIFLLLADIEDAETGDQGRIRHWMNQALKSPRDPAWTSDGIVASEWMPVSPVTGKLDAFEWRAPVSQLDGPVEEGSANPAEEAIRTLPPIAVTAAKAEAASQPVAEKVQTIHIEPAQKAEKKTSDKTAEDKKQAGSIGEEKPFFGGLPDDPGVKGEVRKEAASAFRLF
- a CDS encoding glutamine amidotransferase, yielding MLEIPRKPGDNRPILIVLHQESSSPGRVGHILREMGFDLDIRRPVLDDPLPPTLNDHAGAVVFGGPMSANDNYDYVRREIDWLSVPLTENRPFLGICLGAQMLVRHLGGKVGPDANGMTEIGWYPLKATDAGHELMVWPSMVYQFHREGFELPRDATLLATGHHYENQAFRYGESAWGIQFHGELTLAMMHRWVVRGAERFELPGAQIGKAHLDGRMLYDAALRVWMKAFLNRIFHEQ
- the ppa gene encoding inorganic diphosphatase; this translates as MRIDAISIGKNPPEDVNVIVEVPVGGHPIKYEMDKEAGTLVVDRFLYTPMTYPGNYGFVPHTLSDDGDPIDVLIASTRPLVPGCVINVRPIGVLMMEDNSGKDEKIIAVPSTHLTLRYEKVQNYTDLPEITLKQIEHFFEHYKDLEPGKWVKIFGWQDAAAAKELIKEAVERAKAQK
- the typA gene encoding translational GTPase TypA, yielding MSIRNIAIIAHVDHGKTTLVDELLKQSGSFRENQRVAERVMDSNDLEKERGITILAKATSVEWKGTRINIVDTPGHADFGGEVERILSMVDGAIVLVDSSEGPMPQTKFVVGKALKVGLKPIVAINKIDRPDGRHEEVLNEVFDLFANLDATDEQLDFPILYGSGRNGWMNVNPEGPQDEGMAPLLDLVLKHVPEPTVAEGPFRMIGTILEANPFLGRIITGRIHSGSIKPNQTVKVLGQDGQLIENGRISKILAFRGIERTAIEEAHAGDIVAIAGLTKGTVADTFCDPSVSEAMKAQPIDPPTVTMSFIVNDSPLAGTEGDKVTSRVIRDRLFKEAEGNVALKIEESGDKDSFFVSGRGELQLAVLIETMRREGFEIAVSRPRVVMHKDEATGQMLEPIEEVVIDVDEEHSGVVVQKMSERKAEMVELRPSGGNRVRLVFFAPTRGLIGYQSELLTDTRGTAIMNRLFHDYQPFKGEIGGRVNGVLLANEAGEAVAYALFNLEDRGPMVIDAGEKVYEGMIVGIHTRDNDLEVNVLKGKKLTNIRAAGKDEAVRLTPPIKMTLERALSWIQDDELVEVTPKSIRLRKLYLDPNERKRFEKSRAAAGM
- a CDS encoding YggT family protein, whose amino-acid sequence is MIAVINTLLFIISIAWFLVIASAIFSWLYAFNVINANNQVIATIGRSLYQLTEPVYRPIRRILPNFGGVDLSPLVVLVILFFLEQVIRSVLAPALLGL
- a CDS encoding TerB family tellurite resistance protein, whose product is MFERLQQFVASLSGDSKRGLATGDPRVAVIGLCIQVMEADGQILEVEREALRSAFKDRYHVNDAEFDALVDAGTSAESEAIDFFRFTSELKRQLSEDQRIDLVGLLWEIVYADGVRSELEDHALWRIADLLGVTSRERIMKRQEVAGRIGETGGGEEAQDA
- a CDS encoding COG4223 family protein, whose translation is MDPDKPSRRQKSDQPPVTIEIESPPIKESDPHVPAEQEVDTAVSAQPEETVADAPVGSEAAASEKVAEEENSASTTFSEAESHSYFGGSDAAKAPEPVPPRRGSAGPLAAGILGGLIALVGAGSLQYGGYLPFLGPQEEESNAAVDALSEEVASLKATLAQAPSASPDLVPLETRIASLEQSLANAPSLSSGNTTETSTALASLEAKVSALSTELATVSKQAEDAARASSGSETQLDERLAVVEQKLEKPEKDVSVARAMGAATLKTAIDRGGPYLAELEALASVAPDDPAIAGLRERAAVGVVSRSQLAATFPDTADKILAAIHQPQGDEGVIARLMSSATSAIRIRPVGSVEGDSPEAIVARIEDKVRNGDLKGAAIEWEVLPEAGKAAGADYKTLLDQRVAVEDLVGAVVSRSMSSTGTQG
- a CDS encoding GNAT family N-acetyltransferase; its protein translation is MKTLSIDVRRAEPQDARAISETHRVSWLHTYSGLIPHKPLINMVERRNENWWRKATRGPATLLVLDVAGTVAGYATLGLNRAKALPYEGEIYEIYLRPEYQGLGLGRMLFGEARRLLKSLGCDGLVVWCLEDSEHAERFFRSEGGVDIAEGMENFGDKDLKKIGFAWR